The nucleotide window CCGAGCCCGACGCCGAAGACGTTGACCGCCCCGGAGTCCTCCAGTTCCCGGACTACGGTGGCGAGGTGCTGCTGCAGGTAATGCTCGTCGTTGGCCAGGGCGGTGGCGCCGTCGGCCGGGCTGCCGTCGGAGAGGACAATCAGGATCCGGCGCTGTTCGGGCCTGTCGGCCAGCCTGCGCGCAGCCCACTGGACCGCTTCGCCGTCGATCCCTTCGCGGTACAGCGTGGTCTTCAGCAGTGCCGCGATGCCGGGCCGGGCCTTGCGCCAGTTGGTGTCCGCATCCTTGAAGAGGAGGTGGTTGACCTCGTTGAGCCGGCCGGGGCGGCGCGGGGAGCGGGCACGCTTCCAGTCGCGCGCGGCCTTGCCTCCGTTCCACGCCCCGGTGGTGAAGCCCAGGACCTCGCTGGCCACCCCGATCCGCTCCAGCGCGCGCAGGAACACGTCCACGTAGGCCGCGATGCCCTCGCCGTGCTGCTTCATGGAGCCGGAGCAGTCGATCAAAAAGGTGACCACGGTGGCGGGCCTGGCCTCGTGCCGTTCGGTCTGGAAGAGCCGGCGTTCGGCGGGGGAGCAAACTAGCTGGCTGAGCCGGGAGCCGTCGATCATGCCTTCCTCCTGCCCGCTGTTCCAGCCCGAGGTCACCGGCACGCACAGCAGCGGCTCGAGCCGCCGCGCCAGCAGGGCCACGTTCACGCCGCTGTCCACGATCCGTTTATCCAGCCGGCGCCGGTAGTCGTGCAGCAGCTCGACCCGCACCAGCGAGTCGGCGCGTTGCACGCGGTCATAAGCGGTGGTGAAGGCGCGGTAGGCTCCGCCGTCGTCCGCCAGCGTGGGACTGGTACCCGAGGCCGCGGTCTCTGGCAGCCAGGCATCCTCTTCTGCATCCACGAGCAGGCTGAACTGCTCGCGGGTCTTGCGCGCGGAGCGTTCGGCGCCGCCGTCGTTATTCGCCTGCGCGGAATCGGCCAGTGATTCAACAACGACGGCGATCGCCAGCGCCGGTTCGGCGTAGTCCGCCTGGCGGGTGCGCAGCCGCCGCAGGAGGGCCAGGTCCGAGCCGAGCAGGGCCGAGAGCCGGCCGCGGGTCTGCTCGATCAGGTCCTCGGTCTCGGCGACCACTGGCTCGCCGGTCACGCGCGACCGGCAGACCTGGGCCACCGTGTAGAGCAGCAGGCCCAGGGATGTCTCGGTCAGGCCGGAGCGGTGGAACTGAGTGGACCAGGCCTCGTGGCGCACCCGCAGGTTGCGCACCACGCCGGGCTGGCCGGCGAGTGACTCCGTCCGGAACTGCTCGAGCAGTTCGAACACCAGCCGGGCGGTCTGCCCGGCAGGCCGCAGCCGGGCATGGAGCGAAGCGTCGGAGTGCAGCAGCCGCAGCGCCATCCCGTCTGCGGCGCCGCGGGAGGAACCGAAATCTGCCGCATCAT belongs to Arthrobacter crystallopoietes and includes:
- a CDS encoding cobaltochelatase CobT-related protein, coding for MDSTATADRTVTPDTAARRRQQQIRQLCAASIRALAADPALDFRGDHLYRGRTVLPLNAPHLYPDDAADFGSSRGAADGMALRLLHSDASLHARLRPAGQTARLVFELLEQFRTESLAGQPGVVRNLRVRHEAWSTQFHRSGLTETSLGLLLYTVAQVCRSRVTGEPVVAETEDLIEQTRGRLSALLGSDLALLRRLRTRQADYAEPALAIAVVVESLADSAQANNDGGAERSARKTREQFSLLVDAEEDAWLPETAASGTSPTLADDGGAYRAFTTAYDRVQRADSLVRVELLHDYRRRLDKRIVDSGVNVALLARRLEPLLCVPVTSGWNSGQEEGMIDGSRLSQLVCSPAERRLFQTERHEARPATVVTFLIDCSGSMKQHGEGIAAYVDVFLRALERIGVASEVLGFTTGAWNGGKAARDWKRARSPRRPGRLNEVNHLLFKDADTNWRKARPGIAALLKTTLYREGIDGEAVQWAARRLADRPEQRRILIVLSDGSPADGATALANDEHYLQQHLATVVRELEDSGAVNVFGVGLGLDMSPYFSRSLILDTERLGQPEGVRELTCLLERSL